A window from Deltaproteobacteria bacterium encodes these proteins:
- a CDS encoding N-acetyltransferase, with protein sequence MQGEAPRIHPTATVDPGAVIGEETRVWHYSHVMAGARIGARCVLGQNVFVASGATVGNGVKIQNNVSIYDGVFLEDDVFCGPSMVFTNVIDPRAFIERKNEYRPTRVGRGATLGANATVLCGHTIGPYAMVGAGAVVTHDLPAHALAVGVPARQVGWVCRCGVRLPEAGATLACEACGASYRLVSGHLEAEQRT encoded by the coding sequence ATGCAGGGCGAGGCGCCACGAATCCATCCCACCGCCACCGTGGACCCGGGCGCCGTCATCGGTGAGGAGACGCGCGTCTGGCACTACAGCCACGTCATGGCCGGCGCCCGCATCGGCGCGCGGTGCGTGCTCGGCCAGAACGTGTTCGTGGCCAGCGGCGCGACCGTCGGCAACGGGGTCAAGATCCAGAATAACGTCTCGATCTACGACGGCGTCTTCCTCGAGGACGACGTCTTCTGCGGTCCGTCGATGGTCTTCACGAACGTGATCGATCCGCGGGCCTTCATCGAACGTAAGAACGAGTACCGCCCGACGCGCGTCGGCCGCGGCGCGACCCTCGGCGCGAACGCGACCGTCCTCTGCGGGCACACCATCGGTCCCTACGCGATGGTCGGGGCTGGCGCTGTCGTGACGCACGATCTGCCGGCCCACGCGCTGGCGGTAGGAGTCCCCGCGCGCCAGGTCGGCTGGGTCTGCCGCTGCGGCGTGCGGCTTCCCGAGGCGGGCGCGACTCTGGCCTGCGAGGCCTGCGGAGCGAGCTATCGCCTGGTCTCGGGGCACCTCGAAGCGGAGCAGCGGACGTGA